The proteins below come from a single Parazoarcus communis genomic window:
- a CDS encoding IS5 family transposase, which yields MRGIDHKQNALFSYVNIEDRIDRDHPLRRIKTLADMVLRTMSPQFDALYADGGRPSIAPERLLRASLLQCLFSIRSERALVEHIDFNMMFRWFVGMTLDEPVWDHSTFSANRERLLKESVMREFFGGVVAIAEWAELVSDEHFSVDGSLLRAWASHKSMMARDGSDEPPGPDQGRNPEVDFRGKKRSNKTHVSRTDPQALLASKGGGVAYLSYTTHALAENRHGLIVDVHTTTATGTAEREAALVMARRSIKPGNSAHKPTLAADRGYDTAEFIAALEPLGIAPHVAAKVKGSAVPNEVKSSPGYAVSLRRRKMIEEAFGWAKDIGTLRHAMARGLDRIRAHALLNFSAYNLTRLGNLLAP from the coding sequence ATGCGCGGCATCGACCATAAACAGAACGCCCTGTTCAGCTACGTCAATATCGAAGACCGCATTGACCGGGATCATCCGTTGCGCCGGATCAAAACGCTGGCCGATATGGTTCTGCGCACGATGTCGCCGCAATTCGATGCGTTGTATGCCGATGGTGGCCGCCCGTCGATTGCACCGGAACGCTTGTTGCGGGCGTCGCTGTTGCAATGTCTGTTTTCGATTCGCTCGGAGCGTGCGCTGGTCGAGCATATCGATTTCAACATGATGTTCCGGTGGTTCGTCGGCATGACGCTGGACGAGCCGGTCTGGGATCACTCGACGTTCAGCGCCAATCGCGAGCGGCTCCTCAAGGAGAGCGTGATGCGCGAGTTCTTCGGTGGCGTGGTGGCGATCGCCGAATGGGCCGAGCTGGTGTCGGACGAGCATTTCAGTGTCGACGGCTCGCTGTTGCGGGCGTGGGCCTCGCACAAGAGCATGATGGCCCGGGACGGCTCCGACGAGCCGCCCGGACCGGATCAGGGACGCAACCCCGAGGTGGACTTTCGCGGCAAGAAGCGCTCGAACAAGACGCACGTCTCGCGCACCGACCCGCAGGCCCTGCTCGCCAGCAAGGGCGGCGGCGTGGCGTACCTGAGCTACACCACGCATGCGTTGGCCGAGAATCGTCACGGTCTGATCGTCGATGTCCACACTACGACCGCCACCGGAACCGCTGAGCGTGAGGCGGCGTTGGTGATGGCCAGGCGCAGCATCAAGCCCGGCAATTCGGCGCACAAGCCGACGCTGGCGGCCGACCGGGGGTACGACACCGCCGAGTTCATCGCCGCGCTCGAGCCGCTGGGCATTGCCCCGCATGTCGCGGCCAAGGTCAAGGGCAGCGCCGTGCCCAATGAGGTGAAGTCGTCCCCCGGTTACGCGGTCAGCCTGCGCCGACGCAAGATGATCGAAGAGGCCTTTGGCTGGGCGAAGGATATCGGCACGCTGCGCCATGCGATGGCGCGTGGGCTGGATCGAATCCGTGCGCATGCGTTGCTCAATTTCTCGGCTTATAACCTGACGAGATTGGGCAATCTGCTGGCGCCGTAA
- a CDS encoding PAAR domain-containing protein: MRGVIRLGDPTSHGGRVVSTGARSVVMGRTVAVLGDRCVCPRKGHGNCVIAEGDPDVLLDGKPVAFDGHRTSCGAQLMSTVPASGRGG; this comes from the coding sequence ATGCGCGGTGTGATTCGGCTGGGCGATCCGACCAGCCACGGCGGCCGGGTGGTAAGTACTGGCGCGAGATCAGTGGTCATGGGGCGCACGGTGGCGGTGCTTGGCGACCGCTGTGTGTGTCCGCGCAAGGGGCATGGCAACTGCGTGATTGCCGAGGGCGATCCGGACGTGCTGCTGGACGGAAAGCCGGTGGCTTTCGACGGGCACCGCACAAGTTGCGGTGCGCAGTTGATGTCGACGGTGCCGGCCAGTGGGCGAGGGGGCTGA
- the metH gene encoding methionine synthase, with translation MQADRSDEIRQQLAQRILILDGAMGTMIQQYKLGEADYRGTRFLDHPRDLKGNNDLLVLTRPDVVSEIHRAYLDAGADIIETCSFNATKVSQAEYGLADLAYEINFASARLVRELCDEFTAKNPAKPRYCAGVLGPTSRTLSISPDVNDPGYRNISFDALVDDYYDAAKAQMEGGADLLLIETIFDTLNAKAAVFAIEKLFEDLDRRLPVMISGTITDASGRTLSGQTAEAFWNSLSHALPISFGLNCALGAKELRAYVDELSTVCDTFVSAHPNAGLPNPLAPTGYDETPEQLATAVVEWAQSGLVNILGGCCGTTPAHIAAIAQAVAKLPPRVVPEIEKKMRLSGLEPFNVSADSLFVNVGERTNVTGSKAFARMILEGRFDDALAVARQQVENGAQIIDINMDEAMLDSMAAMERFLKLIATEPDISRVPIMLDSSKWDVIEAGLKCIQGKGVVNSISMKEGEESFLRQAKLARRYGAAVIVMAFDEKGQADTYARKIEICERAYKLLTGIGFPPEDIVFDPNIFAIATGIEEHDNYAVDFIQSVAWIKQNLPHAKTSGGVSNVSFSFRGNDPVREAIHTVFLYHAVKAGLTMGIVNAGMLGVYDDLDPALRETVEDVVLNRKPGAGEALVEIAQSVKGQVKDKGPDLAWREWDVEKRLSHALVKGITEFVVADTEEVRAKLEAAGKPPLAVIEGPLMAGMDVVGDLFGAGKMFLPQVVKSARVMKQAVAHLIPYIEAEKLRTGSTSKGRIVIATVKGDVHDIGKNIVGVVLGCNGYEVIDLGVMVPTEKILNAAREHGAQAIGLSGLITPSLEEMSHVAAEMQRQGFDVPLLIGGATTSRAHTAIKIAPHYGQPVVYVPDASRAVGVVTALLSEGGAAEFKSQLAADYDKLRAQHANKKGVQLVSLEAARANAFNPLADAAYVPAEPNTLGVVALDVDLAELREYIDWAPFFQTWDLAGSFPKILDDEIVGETAREVFADGQAMLEDIIAGQWVQARAVFGLFPANSVGDDIELYADESRDAAMMTWFGLRQQHERPAGKPHWCLADFVAPKASGVRDWCGAFAVTAGLGIEHKLAEFEAAHDDYRAIMLKSLADRLAEATAEWLHERVRKEYWGYAPDEALDNAALVKEQYRGIRPAPGYPACPDHTVKAAVFQLLDVPANTGMGLTESMAMTPAAAVSGFYFAHPESHYFAISKIGSDQVADWAKRTGMSLTEAERWLAPLL, from the coding sequence ATGCAAGCCGACCGCTCCGACGAAATTCGCCAGCAACTCGCCCAACGCATCCTGATTCTGGATGGCGCCATGGGCACGATGATCCAGCAATACAAGCTGGGCGAGGCGGATTACCGCGGCACGCGCTTCCTCGATCATCCGCGCGACCTCAAGGGCAACAACGACCTGCTGGTGCTCACGCGCCCGGACGTGGTCAGCGAAATCCACCGCGCCTATCTCGACGCCGGCGCCGACATCATCGAGACCTGCTCGTTCAACGCCACCAAGGTGTCGCAGGCGGAATACGGCCTTGCCGATCTGGCCTACGAGATCAACTTCGCCAGCGCCCGCCTGGTGCGCGAACTGTGCGACGAATTCACTGCGAAGAACCCGGCTAAGCCGCGTTACTGCGCCGGCGTGCTGGGGCCGACCTCGCGCACGCTGTCGATCTCGCCCGACGTCAACGACCCCGGCTACCGCAACATCAGCTTCGACGCCCTGGTCGACGACTACTATGACGCCGCCAAAGCGCAGATGGAAGGCGGCGCCGACCTGCTGCTGATCGAAACCATCTTCGACACGCTTAACGCCAAGGCTGCGGTCTTTGCCATCGAAAAGCTCTTCGAAGACCTCGACCGCCGTCTGCCGGTGATGATCTCCGGCACCATTACCGACGCCTCCGGCCGCACCCTGTCGGGGCAGACCGCCGAAGCGTTCTGGAACTCCCTGTCGCACGCGCTGCCGATCTCATTTGGCCTCAACTGCGCGCTCGGCGCCAAGGAGCTGCGGGCCTACGTCGATGAGCTGTCCACCGTGTGCGACACCTTCGTCTCCGCCCACCCCAACGCCGGCCTGCCCAACCCGCTCGCGCCCACCGGTTACGATGAAACGCCCGAGCAACTCGCCACCGCGGTGGTCGAGTGGGCACAGTCGGGGCTGGTCAACATCCTCGGCGGCTGCTGCGGCACCACGCCCGCGCACATCGCCGCCATCGCCCAGGCCGTGGCCAAGCTGCCGCCGCGCGTCGTGCCCGAAATCGAGAAGAAGATGCGCCTGTCGGGCCTCGAGCCCTTCAATGTCAGCGCCGACAGCCTGTTCGTGAACGTCGGCGAGCGCACCAACGTGACTGGCTCCAAGGCCTTCGCCCGCATGATCCTCGAAGGCCGCTTCGACGACGCGCTCGCGGTTGCACGCCAGCAGGTGGAGAACGGTGCCCAGATCATCGACATCAACATGGACGAAGCCATGCTCGATTCGATGGCCGCCATGGAGCGCTTCCTCAAGCTCATCGCCACCGAGCCGGACATCTCGCGCGTGCCCATCATGCTCGACTCGTCCAAGTGGGACGTGATCGAGGCCGGCCTGAAGTGCATCCAGGGCAAGGGCGTGGTCAACTCCATCTCGATGAAGGAAGGCGAGGAGAGCTTCCTGCGCCAGGCCAAGCTGGCCCGCCGTTACGGCGCCGCCGTGATCGTGATGGCCTTCGACGAGAAGGGCCAGGCCGACACCTACGCGCGCAAGATCGAGATCTGCGAACGCGCCTACAAACTGCTCACGGGCATCGGCTTCCCGCCGGAAGACATCGTCTTCGACCCTAACATCTTCGCCATCGCCACCGGTATCGAAGAGCACGACAACTACGCGGTCGACTTCATCCAGAGCGTGGCCTGGATCAAACAGAACCTGCCGCACGCCAAGACCTCGGGCGGCGTCTCCAACGTGTCCTTCTCCTTCCGCGGCAACGACCCGGTGCGCGAGGCCATCCACACCGTCTTCCTGTATCACGCGGTCAAGGCGGGGCTGACGATGGGTATCGTCAATGCCGGCATGCTCGGTGTGTACGACGACCTCGACCCCGCCCTGCGCGAAACGGTCGAGGACGTGGTGCTCAACCGCAAGCCCGGTGCGGGCGAGGCGCTGGTCGAGATCGCGCAGTCGGTCAAAGGCCAGGTCAAGGACAAGGGGCCGGATCTCGCCTGGCGCGAATGGGATGTGGAAAAGCGCCTGTCGCACGCGCTGGTCAAGGGCATCACCGAGTTCGTCGTGGCCGACACCGAAGAGGTGCGCGCCAAGCTCGAAGCCGCAGGCAAGCCGCCGCTGGCCGTGATCGAAGGCCCGCTGATGGCCGGCATGGACGTGGTGGGCGACCTCTTCGGCGCGGGCAAGATGTTCCTGCCGCAGGTGGTGAAATCCGCCCGCGTCATGAAGCAGGCCGTCGCCCACCTCATCCCCTACATCGAAGCGGAAAAGCTGCGCACCGGCTCCACCAGCAAGGGCCGCATCGTCATCGCCACGGTGAAGGGCGATGTGCACGACATCGGCAAGAACATCGTCGGCGTGGTGCTCGGCTGCAACGGCTATGAAGTGATCGACCTCGGCGTAATGGTGCCGACCGAGAAGATCCTCAACGCCGCGCGCGAACACGGCGCCCAGGCCATCGGCCTGTCCGGCCTCATCACCCCGTCGCTGGAGGAGATGAGCCACGTCGCTGCCGAAATGCAGCGTCAGGGCTTCGACGTGCCGCTGCTCATCGGTGGCGCCACCACCAGCCGCGCTCACACTGCCATCAAGATCGCGCCGCACTACGGTCAGCCGGTGGTCTATGTGCCCGACGCCTCGCGCGCGGTCGGCGTGGTCACCGCGCTGCTGTCCGAAGGCGGCGCGGCCGAGTTCAAGTCTCAGCTCGCGGCCGACTACGACAAGCTGCGCGCCCAGCACGCTAACAAGAAGGGTGTGCAACTGGTCAGCCTCGAAGCAGCGCGCGCCAACGCCTTCAACCCGCTGGCCGACGCCGCCTACGTGCCGGCCGAGCCCAACACGCTGGGCGTGGTGGCGCTCGACGTCGATCTGGCCGAACTGCGCGAGTACATCGACTGGGCGCCCTTCTTCCAGACCTGGGATCTGGCGGGCAGCTTCCCGAAGATTCTCGATGACGAGATCGTGGGCGAAACCGCGCGCGAAGTGTTTGCGGACGGCCAGGCCATGCTGGAAGACATCATCGCCGGTCAGTGGGTGCAGGCGCGGGCCGTGTTCGGCCTTTTCCCCGCCAACAGCGTGGGTGACGACATCGAACTCTATGCCGACGAATCCCGCGACGCAGCGATGATGACCTGGTTCGGCCTGCGCCAGCAGCACGAACGCCCCGCCGGCAAGCCGCACTGGTGTCTGGCCGACTTTGTCGCCCCCAAGGCCAGCGGCGTGCGCGACTGGTGCGGCGCCTTCGCGGTCACGGCCGGTCTGGGTATCGAGCACAAGCTGGCCGAGTTCGAGGCCGCCCACGACGACTACCGCGCCATCATGCTCAAGAGCCTGGCCGACCGTCTGGCCGAAGCCACTGCCGAATGGCTGCACGAGCGTGTGCGCAAGGAATACTGGGGCTACGCCCCCGACGAAGCGCTGGACAATGCCGCGCTGGTCAAGGAGCAATACCGCGGCATCCGCCCCGCGCCCGGCTACCCCGCGTGTCCGGATCACACCGTCAAGGCGGCCGTGTTCCAGCTGCTCGACGTGCCCGCGAACACCGGCATGGGGCTCACCGAGTCCATGGCCATGACCCCCGCGGCAGCCGTGTCCGGCTTCTACTTCGCCCACCCCGAAAGCCACTACTTCGCGATCAGCAAGATCGGCTCCGATCAGGTCGCCGACTGGGCAAAGCGCACCGGCATGAGCCTGACGGAAGCGGAGCGCTGGCTGGCACCGCTGCTTTGA
- a CDS encoding CopG family transcriptional regulator, producing MTDAKFSGRAQMGTTSLKLPDDIKQLAVSAAMHQWITPHAFMVEAIRATALAAVKRAGFVADALAPRAKTLASGKGCAADEVNAYIRARAGKKARSRPEAKSWRD from the coding sequence TTGACCGACGCCAAATTTAGCGGGAGAGCGCAGATGGGCACAACTTCACTGAAATTGCCCGACGACATAAAACAGCTTGCCGTATCCGCTGCAATGCATCAGTGGATCACGCCACACGCATTCATGGTTGAGGCGATCCGGGCCACCGCACTGGCCGCAGTGAAGCGGGCTGGGTTTGTTGCCGATGCACTTGCGCCGAGAGCCAAAACACTGGCGTCCGGCAAGGGCTGCGCTGCGGACGAGGTCAATGCCTACATCCGGGCACGCGCAGGCAAAAAGGCCCGTTCCCGTCCAGAGGCCAAGTCTTGGCGCGACTGA
- a CDS encoding phage integrase N-terminal SAM-like domain-containing protein: MQSNNVSAPPPRLLDQLHERIRYKHYSIRTEQAYVYWVREFIRHHGLRHPGELGAVEVEHSLAWLANDRQVAPSTHTQALSALHFLYREVLRIDLPWLKEIGRPKQRERVPVVLSQTEVTRLQYGNWMRLMVTLRLRVLDLAFDRRQI, translated from the coding sequence ATGCAGTCCAACAACGTATCGGCACCCCCGCCCCGTTTGCTCGATCAACTGCACGAACGCATCCGCTACAAGCACTACAGCATACGAACCGAACAGGCTTATGTCTATTGGGTTCGTGAATTCATTCGTCACCATGGGCTGCGCCATCCGGGTGAACTGGGGGCAGTCGAGGTTGAGCACTCTCTTGCATGGCTGGCCAACGACCGGCAGGTTGCTCCATCGACCCATACCCAGGCATTGTCCGCGCTGCATTTTCTTTACCGGGAAGTGCTCCGTATTGATCTACCCTGGCTGAAGGAGATTGGCCGTCCGAAGCAGCGCGAGCGCGTTCCTGTGGTGCTGTCGCAGACCGAGGTGACGCGCTTGCAATACGGTAACTGGATGCGCCTGATGGTGACACTGCGGCTGCGGGTGTTGGATCTTGCTTTTGACCGACGCCAAATTTAG
- a CDS encoding IS3 family transposase (programmed frameshift) produces the protein MRKSRFTEEQMVKILREADRLPVAEVSKKHGVSEQTIYTWRKRFGAMSSDEVKRLRQLEAENARLKKMLAERDLEIDVMKEITAKKLVSTCARRAQVLYAVKRGISQRRACALLCVSRSALGYASRLDERDRPLIGEMRRLAAQYPRYGYRRIRIFLRRAGHRLSIGRTWRLWLKAGLQVPRKRPRRRVASQRDQVERASEANGIWAYDFVFDTCANGQQLKCLTVIDEHTREALAIDVAGSIRSERVIDVLSRLISERGAPKALRSDNGPEFVSTRLLQWATDEGLQMALSQPGKPWQNGTDESFNGKFRDECLSMEYFRNRLEARVVIEQWRRHYNEVRPHSALGYLTPAQYVQNQSGNDHEAIRLK, from the exons ATGCGCAAGAGCCGTTTTACAGAAGAACAGATGGTCAAGATTCTGCGGGAGGCCGACCGTTTGCCGGTCGCGGAGGTCTCAAAGAAGCACGGAGTGAGCGAGCAGACGATCTACACGTGGCGCAAGCGCTTCGGCGCCATGAGCTCGGACGAGGTCAAGCGACTGCGGCAGCTGGAGGCCGAGAACGCGCGACTCAAGAAGATGCTGGCCGAGCGGGATCTGGAGATCGACGTGATGAAGGAGATCACGGCAAAAAAAT TGGTGAGCACCTGCGCGCGCCGAGCGCAGGTGCTTTACGCAGTGAAGCGAGGCATTTCGCAGCGTCGAGCGTGCGCATTGTTGTGCGTGTCGCGCTCGGCACTTGGCTATGCGTCGCGGCTCGATGAGCGTGATCGTCCGCTGATCGGCGAGATGCGGCGATTGGCAGCGCAGTACCCGCGCTACGGCTACCGACGCATCCGCATCTTTCTTCGTCGCGCCGGGCACCGGCTGAGCATCGGCCGCACCTGGCGGCTGTGGCTCAAAGCGGGCTTGCAGGTACCGCGCAAGCGACCGCGCCGCCGGGTGGCCAGTCAGCGCGATCAGGTCGAGCGCGCATCGGAGGCGAACGGGATTTGGGCTTACGACTTCGTGTTCGATACCTGCGCGAACGGCCAGCAGCTCAAATGTCTAACGGTCATCGACGAGCACACCCGCGAGGCGCTGGCGATCGACGTCGCGGGCAGCATCCGCTCGGAGCGCGTCATCGATGTCTTGAGCCGCTTGATCAGCGAACGCGGAGCGCCGAAAGCATTGCGCTCGGACAACGGCCCGGAGTTCGTCTCGACGCGGTTGCTCCAGTGGGCGACCGATGAGGGATTGCAAATGGCGCTGTCGCAGCCGGGCAAGCCATGGCAAAACGGCACCGACGAGAGCTTCAACGGCAAGTTCCGCGACGAGTGCCTATCCATGGAATACTTTCGCAACCGCCTTGAGGCGCGCGTCGTCATCGAGCAGTGGCGCCGTCATTACAACGAAGTACGACCGCATTCTGCGCTGGGATACCTGACCCCGGCGCAGTACGTTCAGAACCAGTCAGGCAACGACCACGAGGCCATCCGTCTCAAGTAA